From the Corallococcus caeni genome, one window contains:
- the selA gene encoding L-seryl-tRNA(Sec) selenium transferase: MGAVSNPPEGKNALLRGLPSIEQLLRRPSLEPRLANLPHARAVAALRLAVERVRSRLLAGDPRPFEDADVEAALSSLATPNLRRVINATGVVLHTNLGRAPLAPEAVERVVAVARGYSNLEYDLDEGERGSRYAPLIGHLRTLTGAEDAIVVNNCAGAVLLVLAALASGRECVVSRGELVEIGGGFRIPDVMRQSGAKLVEVGTTNRTRRADYANALTPDTGLIVKVHRSNFALVGFTEEASLAELTELGRSRDVPVFQDLGSGALVPLSGPGLTPEPTVGQAIRDGADVVAFSGDKLLGGPQAGVIVGRGDLLQRIKSHPLTRALRVDKMTVAALEATLELYRDGRPDAVPTQSLLTQQPALLQARAERLAALLAARGVVGRVVSVDGQVGGGAMPLARLPSYACSLTVEAPKVFLERLREAEVPVIGRIADDEVVLDVRCLSEEDLGQVAQAVAAARSGNQP; this comes from the coding sequence ATGGGTGCCGTGTCGAACCCCCCCGAAGGCAAGAACGCGCTCCTGCGTGGCCTTCCCTCCATTGAACAACTCCTGCGGCGGCCGTCGTTGGAGCCCCGGCTCGCGAATCTTCCTCATGCCCGTGCAGTAGCGGCCCTGCGGCTCGCCGTCGAACGCGTGCGCTCCAGGCTGCTCGCGGGAGACCCGCGTCCCTTCGAGGACGCGGACGTGGAGGCGGCGCTCTCGTCCCTGGCCACGCCGAACCTGCGGCGCGTGATCAACGCCACGGGTGTCGTGCTCCACACGAACCTGGGCCGAGCGCCGCTCGCCCCGGAAGCCGTGGAGCGTGTCGTGGCCGTGGCGCGCGGCTACTCCAACCTCGAATACGACCTGGATGAAGGGGAGCGCGGCAGCCGCTACGCGCCCCTCATCGGCCACCTGCGCACGCTCACGGGCGCGGAGGACGCCATCGTCGTCAACAACTGCGCGGGCGCCGTGCTGCTCGTCCTCGCCGCGCTGGCCTCCGGCCGTGAGTGCGTCGTGTCCCGCGGTGAGCTCGTCGAAATCGGCGGTGGCTTCCGCATCCCGGACGTCATGCGCCAGTCCGGCGCGAAGCTCGTGGAGGTCGGCACCACCAACCGCACCCGCCGCGCGGACTACGCCAACGCCTTGACCCCGGACACCGGCCTCATCGTGAAGGTCCACCGCTCCAACTTCGCGCTCGTCGGCTTCACGGAAGAGGCGTCCCTCGCGGAACTCACCGAACTGGGACGCTCCCGTGACGTGCCCGTCTTCCAGGACCTGGGCTCCGGCGCGCTCGTGCCGCTGTCCGGCCCGGGCCTCACTCCGGAGCCCACCGTGGGCCAGGCCATCCGCGACGGCGCGGACGTCGTTGCCTTCTCCGGCGACAAGCTCCTCGGGGGCCCCCAGGCAGGCGTCATCGTCGGCCGCGGGGACCTGCTCCAGCGCATCAAATCCCACCCGCTCACACGCGCGCTGCGTGTCGACAAGATGACGGTCGCGGCCCTGGAGGCGACGCTGGAGCTGTACCGGGATGGCCGCCCGGACGCGGTCCCCACCCAAAGCCTGCTCACCCAGCAGCCAGCTTTGTTGCAAGCCCGTGCCGAACGGCTGGCGGCCCTGCTCGCGGCGCGCGGCGTCGTGGGCCGGGTCGTGTCCGTGGATGGACAGGTGGGTGGAGGTGCCATGCCTCTGGCCCGGTTGCCTTCCTACGCTTGCAGCCTCACCGTAGAAGCGCCGAAAGTATTCCTGGAACGTCTGCGCGAAGCCGAGGTGCCCGTTATTGGCAGGATTGCGGATGACGAGGTTGTTCTCGACGTCCGATGTCTCTCAGAGGAGGACCTGGGGCAGGTCGCGCAGGCTGTGGCGGCCGCCCGTTCGGGAAACCAGCCATGA